The following proteins are encoded in a genomic region of Cyanobacteriota bacterium:
- a CDS encoding 5-formyltetrahydrofolate cyclo-ligase: MDKAALRRTLLQQRQTLSIAEWRDRSDCICAHLQTIPLVRQAGTILAYFSSRQEPDLSPLVMATSQTNIHTAKRWGFPRCVGRALQWHQWQPGDPLHTGAYGILEPLETAPQLSVVEVDLLLIPAIACDFRGYRLGYGGGFYDRLLSNPAWAAKPAIGITFAFAYLPQLPVDPWDRPLTAVCTDSGCHECCP; this comes from the coding sequence ATGGATAAAGCTGCTCTGCGGCGAACTCTCTTGCAACAACGGCAGACGCTATCGATAGCCGAGTGGCGCGATCGCAGCGATTGTATCTGTGCTCACCTGCAAACCATACCCCTCGTCCGACAGGCTGGCACCATTCTGGCCTATTTCAGCAGTCGCCAAGAACCAGATTTAAGTCCACTGGTGATGGCTACTTCTCAAACTAACATCCACACAGCAAAACGCTGGGGCTTTCCACGCTGTGTAGGCAGAGCTTTACAGTGGCATCAGTGGCAGCCAGGCGATCCGCTACATACAGGTGCCTACGGTATTTTAGAACCGCTCGAAACCGCCCCGCAATTATCTGTGGTAGAGGTTGATTTACTGCTAATACCAGCCATTGCCTGCGATTTTCGGGGGTATCGATTAGGTTATGGCGGGGGATTCTATGATCGCCTCCTCAGTAACCCAGCTTGGGCAGCTAAACCAGCGATCGGCATCACCTTCGCCTTTGCATACTTGCCTCAATTACCCGTTGATCCTTGGGATCGCCCTCTCACAGCCGTTTGTACAGATAGTGGCTGCCATGAATGCTGCCCATAG
- a CDS encoding WD40 repeat domain-containing protein: MLTVISVVTSEAGLAVHVAPRHRSFLPISANRELPPSDLPPSDQVARLLNSHASVIISPDGTMIAGVSHNNQIKRWHLDSGRELQALSGHRLPILSLAISPDGHTLISSGHDQIIKLWDMDTGRERAILRGHTNWVEALAVSPDGQFLVSGGGDRSLKIWQLTGNSPVLVSTLNGHRDPITALAITHDGTRLISASWDEIRVWNFLTHTLEIVLAGHELGCNTIAISPDDSFLVSGGGDRLIKVWNLKTGTLQRTLSGHAFAVSSITLTPDGSTLVSASQDNTIKTWDMRTGQIVRTFPRQTTVIQSIAISPDGKYLASGGWGEVIKLWDVQTGKELRTLAAPPLRGLPRRNPALEPI; encoded by the coding sequence ATGCTGACCGTGATCTCAGTGGTGACTTCTGAGGCTGGTTTAGCAGTTCACGTTGCTCCCCGTCACCGATCGTTCCTTCCTATATCCGCCAATCGAGAGTTACCACCCTCTGACTTACCGCCCTCTGATCAAGTTGCTCGGCTCTTAAACAGTCATGCATCTGTCATCATTAGTCCTGATGGAACAATGATCGCAGGCGTTAGTCACAATAATCAGATCAAGCGTTGGCACCTAGACTCTGGACGAGAACTCCAAGCCCTCTCTGGGCATCGCCTACCAATTTTGAGTCTTGCCATTAGTCCTGATGGCCATACCCTGATTAGCAGCGGGCATGACCAAATCATCAAACTATGGGATATGGACACTGGACGGGAGCGGGCTATTCTACGGGGTCACACTAATTGGGTCGAAGCACTGGCAGTTAGCCCCGATGGACAATTTCTCGTCAGTGGCGGGGGCGATCGTTCCCTCAAAATTTGGCAACTCACGGGCAATTCCCCAGTGTTAGTTAGCACTCTTAATGGACATCGTGACCCTATTACAGCCTTGGCCATCACCCACGATGGCACACGATTGATTAGTGCTAGTTGGGATGAGATTCGGGTGTGGAATTTTCTCACGCACACCTTAGAAATTGTCTTGGCAGGGCATGAGTTAGGTTGCAACACTATTGCTATTAGTCCTGATGACTCTTTCCTGGTGAGTGGTGGCGGCGATCGCTTAATCAAAGTCTGGAACTTGAAAACTGGAACCCTACAACGAACCTTGAGTGGCCATGCCTTCGCAGTCAGTTCGATCACCCTTACCCCTGATGGCAGTACATTGGTCAGTGCTAGCCAAGACAACACCATCAAAACCTGGGATATGAGGACTGGTCAGATTGTTCGTACCTTTCCTCGCCAGACAACTGTGATACAGTCGATCGCCATCAGCCCTGACGGTAAATACTTAGCTAGTGGCGGCTGGGGTGAGGTAATCAAGTTGTGGGATGTGCAGACTGGCAAAGAATTGCGAACGTTAGCTGCTCCGCCGCTACGAGGGCTGCCGAGACGTAATCCCGCTCTTGAGCCGATTTGA